One window of the Choloepus didactylus isolate mChoDid1 chromosome 23 unlocalized genomic scaffold, mChoDid1.pri SUPER_23_unloc1, whole genome shotgun sequence genome contains the following:
- the TRMT2A gene encoding tRNA (uracil-5-)-methyltransferase homolog A isoform X1, with product MSATPGLGAESVEGPEPGEGGAPRQEDGEAAPEPGPGLYGYIRDGLFTSEIFKLELQNVPRHASFSDLRRFLGRFGLQPHKTKLFGQPPCAFVTFRSAAERDRALSVLHGALWKGRPLSARLARPRADPMARSRRREAEGEPPASCVADVVTPLWRVPYAEQLEQKRRECEQVLQKLAKEIGSTNRGLLPWLLAQRHKHNKACCPLEGVWPSPLQTEYRNKCEFLVGVGVDGEDNTVGCRLGKYKGGTCAVASPFDTMHIPEAAKRVVKAFQEFIRSTPYSAYDPETYAGHWKQLTVRTSRRGQAMAIAYFHPQKLSREELAELKASLTQHFEAGPGRASGVTCLYFVEEGQRKTPSQGDLPLEHVAGERCIHEELLGLTFQISPHAFFQVNTPAAEVLYTVVQEWAELDAESTVLDVCCGTGTIGLALARKVKRVVGIELCQEAVEDARTNARVNGLSNVEFHCGRAEDLVPALVGRSATQQLVAILDPPRAGLHSKVILAVRRAENLRRLLYISCNPRAAMGNFVEPRTARCSSCSRGRSTPTAPLPHRGPPATPPGKQGPPRLPRPLRRPWDHWKLHTGSRAHPASGAGTESSRGPVCAPMCGSRRAGACCWLGPSLRRLGQGPRPGGQAGTGPPAVPIPRTTRTTINRC from the exons ATGAGTGCCACGCCGGGCCTCGGAGCCGAGTCCGTGGAG GGCCCCGAGCCCGGGGAGGGCGGCGCCCCGCGGCAGGAGGACGGCGAGGCGGCCCCGGAGCCCGGGCCCGGGCTCTACGGCTACATCCGGGACGGGCTGTTCACCTCGGAGATCTTCAAGCTGGAGCTGCAGAACGTGCCGCGCCACGCCAGCTTCAGCGACCTCCGGCGTTTCCTGGGCCGCTTCGGCCTGCAGCCCCACAAGACCAAGCTCTTCGGGCAGCCCCCCTGCGCCTTCGTGACCTTCCGCAGCGCCGCGGAGCGCGACCGGGCCCTGAGCGTGCTGCACGGCGCCCTGTGGAAGGGCCGCCCGCTCAGCGCGCGCCTGGCCAGGCCCAGGGCCGACCCCATGGCCAGGAGCAGGCGGCGCGAGGCCGAGGGCGAGCCGCCGGCCTCATGCGTCGCCGACGTGGTGACCCCGCTCTGGAGGGTGCCCTACGCCGAGCAGCTGGAACAGAAGCGGCGCGAGTGCGAGCAGGTGCTGCAGAAGCTCGCCAA GGAGATCGGGAGCACCAACCGTGGCCTGCTGCCCTGGTTGCTCGCGCAGAGGCACAAGCATAACAAGGCTTGCTGCCCGCTGGAGGGCGTCTGGCCGTCGCCTCTGCAG ACAGAGTATCGCAACAAATGTGAGTTTCTGGTGGGCGTCGGTGTGGATGGAGAGGACAACACCGTCGGCTGCCGGCTTGGCAAGTACAAGGGTGGGACGTGCGCCGTGGCGTCCCCTTTCGACACCATGCACATCCCTGAGGCTGCCAAGCGGGTGGTGAAGGCTTTTCAGGAGTTTATCCG GTCCACCCCATACTCAGCATATGACCCAGAGACGTACGCAGGCCACTGGAAGCAGCTCACTGTGCGCACCAGCCGCCGTGGCCAGGCCATGGCCATTGCCTACTTCCACCCCCAG AAGCTGAGCCGAGAGGAGCTGGCGGAGCTGAAAGCCTCTCTTACCCAGCACTTTGAGGCGGGGCCAGGCCGGGCCAGTGGGGTGACCTGCCTGTACTTCGTGGAGGAGGGGCAGCG GAAGACCCCCAGCCAGGGAGACCTGCCTCTGGAGCACGTGGCCGGGGAGCGGTGCATCCATGAGGAGCTGCTGGGGCTGACCTTCCAGATCTCCCCTCATGCCTTCTTCCAG GTGAACACGCCGGCGGCCGAGGTGCTCTACACAGTTGTCCAGGAGTGGGCCGAGCTGGACGCGGAGAGCACAGTGCTGGACGTGTGCTGCGGCACCGGCACGATAGGCCTGGCGCTGGCCCGG aaggtgaagagggTTGTCGGAATTGAGCTCTGCCAGGAGGCTGTGGAGGACGCCCGGACGAACGCCCGCGTGAATG GGCTGAGCAACGTCGAGTTCCACTGTGGGAGAGCCGAGGACCTGGTGCCTGCCCTGGTGGGCAGGTCGGCCACCCAGCAGCTCGTCGCCATCCTGGACCCGCCCCGCGCCGGCCTGC acTCCAAGGTGATCCTGGCTGTGCGCAGAGCTGAAAACCTGAGGCGGCTGCTGTACATCTCCTGCAACCCCCGGGCGGCCATGGGCAACTTTGTGGA ACCCCGCACTGCGAGATGCTCATCCTGTTCGAGAGGGCGGAGCACCCCAACggcgcccctcccccaccggGGCCCCCCGGCGACGCCTCCCGGGAAGCAGGGCCCTCCCCGTCTCCCTAGGCCTCTGCGCAGACCCTGGGACCACTGGAAGCTGCACACTGGGAGCAGGGCCCACCCAGCATCCGGGGCAGGAACGGAGAGCTCTCGGGGCCCTGTCTGCGCCCCCATGTGTGGAAGCCGGCGGGCTGGAGCCTGCTGCTGGCTGGGGCCAAGCCTCAGGCGCCTGGGCCAGGGCCCCCGGCCAGGAGGGCAGGCGGGCACCGGGCCTCCCGCCGTTCCCATCCCCCGGACCACCAGGACCACAATAAACCGCTGCTGA
- the TRMT2A gene encoding tRNA (uracil-5-)-methyltransferase homolog A isoform X2, with translation MSATPGLGAESVEGPEPGEGGAPRQEDGEAAPEPGPGLYGYIRDGLFTSEIFKLELQNVPRHASFSDLRRFLGRFGLQPHKTKLFGQPPCAFVTFRSAAERDRALSVLHGALWKGRPLSARLARPRADPMARSRRREAEGEPPASCVADVVTPLWRVPYAEQLEQKRRECEQVLQKLAKEIGSTNRGLLPWLLAQRHKHNKACCPLEGVWPSPLQTEYRNKCEFLVGVGVDGEDNTVGCRLGKYKGGTCAVASPFDTMHIPEAAKRVVKAFQEFIRSTPYSAYDPETYAGHWKQLTVRTSRRGQAMAIAYFHPQKLSREELAELKASLTQHFEAGPGRASGVTCLYFVEEGQRKTPSQGDLPLEHVAGERCIHEELLGLTFQISPHAFFQVNTPAAEVLYTVVQEWAELDAESTVLDVCCGTGTIGLALARKVKRVVGIELCQEAVEDARTNARVNGLSNVEFHCGRAEDLVPALVGRSATQQLVAILDPPRAGLHSKVILAVRRAENLRRLLYISCNPRAAMGNFVDLCRAPSNRVKGTPFRPVKAVAVDLFPQTPHCEMLILFERAEHPNGAPPPPGPPGDASREAGPSPSP, from the exons ATGAGTGCCACGCCGGGCCTCGGAGCCGAGTCCGTGGAG GGCCCCGAGCCCGGGGAGGGCGGCGCCCCGCGGCAGGAGGACGGCGAGGCGGCCCCGGAGCCCGGGCCCGGGCTCTACGGCTACATCCGGGACGGGCTGTTCACCTCGGAGATCTTCAAGCTGGAGCTGCAGAACGTGCCGCGCCACGCCAGCTTCAGCGACCTCCGGCGTTTCCTGGGCCGCTTCGGCCTGCAGCCCCACAAGACCAAGCTCTTCGGGCAGCCCCCCTGCGCCTTCGTGACCTTCCGCAGCGCCGCGGAGCGCGACCGGGCCCTGAGCGTGCTGCACGGCGCCCTGTGGAAGGGCCGCCCGCTCAGCGCGCGCCTGGCCAGGCCCAGGGCCGACCCCATGGCCAGGAGCAGGCGGCGCGAGGCCGAGGGCGAGCCGCCGGCCTCATGCGTCGCCGACGTGGTGACCCCGCTCTGGAGGGTGCCCTACGCCGAGCAGCTGGAACAGAAGCGGCGCGAGTGCGAGCAGGTGCTGCAGAAGCTCGCCAA GGAGATCGGGAGCACCAACCGTGGCCTGCTGCCCTGGTTGCTCGCGCAGAGGCACAAGCATAACAAGGCTTGCTGCCCGCTGGAGGGCGTCTGGCCGTCGCCTCTGCAG ACAGAGTATCGCAACAAATGTGAGTTTCTGGTGGGCGTCGGTGTGGATGGAGAGGACAACACCGTCGGCTGCCGGCTTGGCAAGTACAAGGGTGGGACGTGCGCCGTGGCGTCCCCTTTCGACACCATGCACATCCCTGAGGCTGCCAAGCGGGTGGTGAAGGCTTTTCAGGAGTTTATCCG GTCCACCCCATACTCAGCATATGACCCAGAGACGTACGCAGGCCACTGGAAGCAGCTCACTGTGCGCACCAGCCGCCGTGGCCAGGCCATGGCCATTGCCTACTTCCACCCCCAG AAGCTGAGCCGAGAGGAGCTGGCGGAGCTGAAAGCCTCTCTTACCCAGCACTTTGAGGCGGGGCCAGGCCGGGCCAGTGGGGTGACCTGCCTGTACTTCGTGGAGGAGGGGCAGCG GAAGACCCCCAGCCAGGGAGACCTGCCTCTGGAGCACGTGGCCGGGGAGCGGTGCATCCATGAGGAGCTGCTGGGGCTGACCTTCCAGATCTCCCCTCATGCCTTCTTCCAG GTGAACACGCCGGCGGCCGAGGTGCTCTACACAGTTGTCCAGGAGTGGGCCGAGCTGGACGCGGAGAGCACAGTGCTGGACGTGTGCTGCGGCACCGGCACGATAGGCCTGGCGCTGGCCCGG aaggtgaagagggTTGTCGGAATTGAGCTCTGCCAGGAGGCTGTGGAGGACGCCCGGACGAACGCCCGCGTGAATG GGCTGAGCAACGTCGAGTTCCACTGTGGGAGAGCCGAGGACCTGGTGCCTGCCCTGGTGGGCAGGTCGGCCACCCAGCAGCTCGTCGCCATCCTGGACCCGCCCCGCGCCGGCCTGC acTCCAAGGTGATCCTGGCTGTGCGCAGAGCTGAAAACCTGAGGCGGCTGCTGTACATCTCCTGCAACCCCCGGGCGGCCATGGGCAACTTTGTGGA CCTCTGCAGGGCCCCTTCCAACCGCGTGAAGGGCACACCCTTCCGGCCGGTCAAGGCAGTGGCCGTGGACCTGTTCCCACAGACCCCGCACTGCGAGATGCTCATCCTGTTCGAGAGGGCGGAGCACCCCAACggcgcccctcccccaccggGGCCCCCCGGCGACGCCTCCCGGGAAGCAGGGCCCTCCCCGTCTCCCTAG